From Salvia hispanica cultivar TCC Black 2014 unplaced genomic scaffold, UniMelb_Shisp_WGS_1.0 HiC_scaffold_479, whole genome shotgun sequence, a single genomic window includes:
- the LOC125199359 gene encoding nicotinamide/nicotinic acid mononucleotide adenylyltransferase-like has product MEASNPDIPLPLDKLSLKSITKDSLSSSDAKGKIFVVLVSTGSFNPPTNMHLRCFELARDAVNSQGFCVVGGYMSPVNDSYKKKGLILAEHRIAMCNLACRSSDFVMVDPWEASQSSYQRTLTILSRVRSSLLDSGIVSSESLKVMLVCGSDLLESFAIPGFWIREQVKSICRDFGLVCIRRGGQDVEHVISKDDILDEYKNNIMVVDEVVPNGISSTGLRDCISRGLSVKYLTGDEVIEYIKHNGLYVGKNEDD; this is encoded by the exons ATGGAAGCTTCAAACCCAG ATATACCGCTGCCACTAGATAAATTATCCCTCAAATCTATCACAAAAGATAGTTTATCAAGCTCTGATGCCAA GGGGAAGATTTTTGTAGTTTTGGTTTCAACTGGAAGTTTCAATCCTCCTACAAACATGCACTTGCGTTGTTTTG AGTTGGCTAGAGATGCTGTAAATTCTCAAGGGTTTTGTGTTGTTGGAGGTTACATGTCACCTGTAAACGATTCGTACAAGAAGAAG GGTCTTATCCTTGCAGAGCATCGTATTGCTATGTGCAATCTTGCTTGTAGAAGTTCTGATTTTGTTATGGTGGATCCATGGGAG GCAAGTCAGAGCTCGTACCAACGCACATTGACAATTCTGTCTAGAGTTAGGTCTTCATTATTGGACAGTGGAATTGTATCCAGCG AGTCACTTAAAGTCATGCTCGTATGTGGTTCTGATCTCTTAGAATCATTCGCCATTCCCGGATTCTGGATCCGCGAGCAG GTCAAGAGTATCTGTAGGGACTTCGGATTGGTCTGTATAAGGAGAGGGGGACAAGACGTCGAGCATGTTATATCCAAGGATGATATTTTGGATGAATACAAG AATAATATCATGGTCGTGGATGAAGTGGTGCCAAATGGGATCAGTTCGACCGGATTGAG AGATTGCATTTCGAGAGGATTATCAGTCAAGTATTTGACCGGAGATGAAGTTATCGAGTATATCAAACACAACGGGTTATATGTTGGAAAAAACGAAGATGATTGA
- the LOC125199358 gene encoding probable 3-hydroxyisobutyrate dehydrogenase-like 3, mitochondrial has product MSSQYPAPINPTRTRIGWIGIGVMGGAMASRLISAGYSVTIYARTPSKAASLLSLGAKLADSPIDLAAASDVIFTMIGHPSDVKSLVLDTLLPSLPPGAVLVDHTSSDPALARQIHDSALQNRCHSVDAPVSGGDLGAALGKLAIFAAGDREIVDWLRPLFDLMGKVNYMGEAGKGQSCKIANQIVVGGNLIGLSEGLVFAERAGLDKEAFVEAVRGGAAGSMAMELFGKRMIERDFRAGGFAEYMVKDLGMGVEGEGAVVVPGAALAKQLFSGMVANGDGKMGTQGVVTVIERINGIGG; this is encoded by the coding sequence GCGTCTCGCCTCATCTCCGCCGGCTACTCCGTCACAATCTACGCCCGCACCCCCTCCAAAGCCGCCTCCCTCCTCTCCCTCGGCGCAAAGCTCGCCGATTCCCCAATCGACCTTGCCGCCGCCTCCGACGTCATCTTCACCATGATCGGCCACCCCTCCGACGTCAAATCCCTAGTTCTCGACACTCTCCTCCCCTCCCTCCCCCCCGGCGCCGTCCTCGTCGACCACACCAGCAGCGATCCCGCCCTAGCCCGCCAGATCCACGATTCCGCTCTCCAAAACCGCTGCCACTCCGTCGATGCGCCGGTATCCGGCGGCGACCTCGGCGCCGCCCTCGGAAAATTGGCGATTTTCGCCGCCGGGGATAGGGAAATCGTAGATTGGCTGAGGCCGCTGTTTGATTTGATGGGGAAGGTGAATTACATGGGGGAGGCGGGGAAGGGGCAGAGCTGTAAAATCGCGAATCAGATCGTGGTAGGGGGGAATTTGATCGGGCTGAGCGAGGGTTTGGTGTTTGCGGAAAGGGCGGGGCTGGATAAGGAGGCGTTTGTGGAGGCGGTGAGGGGCGGGGCGGCGGGGTCGATGGCGATGGAGCTGTTTGGGAAGAGGATGATTGAGAGGGATTTTAGGGCGGGGGGATTTGCGGAGTATATGGTGAAGGATTTGGGGATGGGGGTGGAGGGGGAGGGGGCGGTGGTAGTGCCGGGAGCAGCGCTGGCGAAGCAGCTGTTTTCGGGGATGGTGGCGAACGGGGACGGGAAGATGGGGACGCAGGGGGTCGTGACGGTGATCGAGAGGATCAACGGCATCGGAGGTTAA
- the LOC125199365 gene encoding lysine-specific demethylase JMJ25-like, which yields MNNGDVFSSKGIKMVSGENGVSGAKKKMGRPKAQEQEKIGVKNEAEAGGEILSIDNGDGAVSGAGKVVDVFSSKGIKIGFGENGVSGAKKKMGRPKGSRTRKNGVKNEAEALRVDPLGGGEILSIENGDGAVSGAGKVVDVFSSKEIKMVFGENGVSGVKKKMGRPKGSKNKKKIGVKNEAEAMRVDPRGGGEDLSMNNGDGAVSGASQVVSTADVFSSKEIKMVFGEIGVSGVRKRGRSKSLKNEEVEKVVEGNGGFGSEKRGRPKSSKNGKKICVKNNAEDGDVDGTGQVDLNENLTMNMYEEMCQKFIGLRIGGCISGKDNEERQLEVLKNTNEVAMVNDNHETLVHFSEGDNASHGNTGTDDAPVLKVRRMGRPKGSKNKKKAVNQTKKIVHIRGHVSCRNPSISAALMQKVHRKGRPKGLKNKKKSILIEKSDDIGEDVSCVKSGLIPAPSPIQRHMEKPKCSKNKKKKTLARPQNKEPCNLASMGKKKPDHIARRSKSSALGMPDDPERREQLRFMCHQCLESSRVGLIICSKCTKKSYCYKCIAKWYPERTKKEVEKLCPYCCGNCNCKACLQENVLIKCSPKEADKNIRLQRSMYLLLNILPLLRSIQLEQKEELIVETSTRGVPVNEEDVPIAVFEEDDRVYCDNCKLSIVNFHRSCPNLACSYDICLDCCSELRRGLQPGEDAAKSTGSSKTSLDRRIFVDDKNVEAASANGPDLHSGFPKWESKNGRSIPCPPKELGGCGTEDLVLKRIFDADWVEKLIASAEKFSSSYQLPSIEFSQKCSLCFSQDVNDFPEVRQASLRENSQDNFLYCPSAINLHCDFEHFQMHWRKGEPVIVRNTLSRASGLSWEPKVMLRAFRSASKKLNQDTSVKAIDCLDWCEVEIKIRQFFKGYLEGRRHQNGWPEMLKLKDWPPSNTFEECLPRHGSEFMAMLPFSDYAHPRSGLLNLATKLPDGALKPDLGPKSYIAYGYPEELGKGDSVAKLHCDVSDAVNILTHATEVRHTSWERRKIDEIRRGSKFEDLDKFSEQACTERTGTILPESLQNGRNPEDHTCNGNSLPLENQIDKKATVQISDLHEDTSIEFSFEPFPSYDHLDTGNRSTNHDIDRTSKVAAESFDSTFDRIADSCNDLDLSNCSEITVVQTRIEPDTRDSHLKSGKASTDVAHGAAVWDIFRRQDVPMLTEYLLKHQKEFFHNDNSVNFVVHPIHDQIFYLDEKHKRQLKEEFSIEPWTFEQHLGEAVFIPAGCPHQVRNRQSCTKLALDFVSPENVHECIRLTQEFRLLPQRHKYKQDILEAKKLAVYAADAAIKDVANLMSKQTRKKSKLADVENSS from the exons ATGAATAATGGGGATGTATTTTCGAGCAAGGGAATCAAGATGGTTTCTGGAGAAAATGGAGTAAGTGGTGCGAAGAAGAAAATGGGAAGGCCGAAGGCTCAAGAACAGGAAAAAATTGGTGTAAAGAATGAAGCTGAAGCTGGTGGGGAGATTCTTAGTATCGATAATGGGGATGGTGCTGTTAGTGGAGCAGGAAAAGTGGTTGATGTATTTTCGAGCAAGGGAATCAAGATTGGTTTTGGAGAAAATGGAGTAAGTGGTGCGAAGAAGAAAATGGGAAGGCCGAAGGGctcaagaacaagaaaaaatgGTGTAAAGAATGAAGCTGAGGCATTGCGGGTGGATCCGTTAGGTGGTGGGGAGATTCTTAGTATCGAGAATGGGGATGGTGCTGTTAGTGGAGCAGGAAAAGTGGTTGATGTATTTTCGAGCAAGGAAATCAAGATGGTTTTTGGAGAAAATGGAGTAAGTggtgtgaagaagaaaatgggaAGGCCGAAGGGttcaaaaaataagaagaaaattggTGTGAAGAATGAAGCTGAGGCAATGCGGGTGGATCCTCGAGGTGGTGGGGAGGATCTTAGTATGAATAATGGGGATGGCGCTGTTAGTGGAGCAAGCCAAGTGGTTTCTACTGCTGATGTGTTTTCGAGCAAGGAAATCAAGATGGTTTTTGGAGAAATTGGAGTAAGTGGCGTGAGGAAGAGAGGGAGATCAAAAAGCTTGAAGAATGAGGAGGTAGAGAAGGTCGTAGAAGGCAATGGTGGATTTGGGAGTGAGAAGAGGGGAAGGCCAAAGAGTTCAAAGAATGGGAAGAAAATTTGCGTGAAGAATAATGCTGAGGATGGTGATGTTGATGGAACAGGACAAGTAGATTTGAATGAAAATCTAACTATGAACATGTATGAGGAAATGTGTCAGAAGTTTATTGGTTTGAGAATTGGAGGGTGTATATCTGGAAAGGACAACGAAGAGAGGCAGCTAGAGGTCCTGAAGAACACAAATGAAGTTGCTATGGTTAATGATAATCACGAGACATTGGTACACTTCAGTGAAGGTGATAATGCATCTCATGGCAACACTGGCACGGATGATGCCCCTGTGCTAAAGGTTCGACGAATGGGAAGGCCAAAAGGGTCTAAGAATAAGAAGAAAGCAGTCAACCAGACTAAAAAGATTGTTCATATCAGAGGTCATGTTTCTTGTCGCAATCCTTCCATTAGTGCTGCTCTGATGCAGAAAGTTCACAGGAAAGGAAGGCCAAAGGGtttgaagaataaaaaaaaatcaatcttgATTGAAAAGAGTGATGACATTGGCGAGGATGTTTCTTGTGTTAAGTCGGGGCTTATTCCTGCTCCCTCACCGATACAACGTCATATGGAAAAACCAAAGTGttcaaagaataaaaagaaaaaaacattagCAAGACCACAGAACAAGGAACCATGCAATCTTGCAAGCATGGGAAAGAAAAAACCTGATCATATTGCAAGAAGGAGCAAGTCATCAGCTTTGGGGATGCCG GATGACCCTGAAAGAAGGGAACAACTTAGGTTTATGTGCCACCAGTGCTTGGAGAGTAGCAGAGTTGGGCTCATCATCTGCTCAAAGTGCACTAAGAAGAGCTACTGCTACAAGTGCATTGCAAAGTG GTATCctgaaagaacaaaaaaagaagttGAGAAATTATGCCCTTATTGCTGTGGGAACTGTAATTGCAAAGCTTGCCTTCAAGAAAATGTTCTTATCAAG TGCTCCCCAAAAGAAGCTGATAAGAATATTAGATTACAAAGATCTATGTACCTGCTACTCAACATTCTGCCCCTACTTAGGAGTATACAACTGGAGCAGAAGGAAGAGCTCATTGTTGAAACCAGCACACGTG GTGTGCCGGTGAATGAAGAAGATGTGCCAATAGCagtttttgaagaagatgacCGGGTATACTG TGACAATTGCAAGTTATCCATCGTCAATTTTCACAGAAGCTGCCCTAATCTGGCTTGTTCCTATGATATCTGTCTTGATTGCTGCTCTGAACTCAGAAGAGGTCTTCAACCAGGGGAAGATGCTGCGAAATCTACTGGCAGTTCCAAAACAAGTTTAGATAGGAGAATTTTTGTGGATGATAAAAACGTGGAGGCTGCTTCAGCAAATGGTCCTGACTTGCACTCTGGTTTCCCTAAATGGGAATCTAAGAATGGCAGGAGCATACCATGTCCTCCGAAAGAGCTTGGTGGTTGTGGAACTGAGGATTTAGTACTGAAACGCATTTTTGATGCTGATTGGGTGGAGAAATTAATTGCTAGTGCTGAGAAATTTTCTTCTAGTTACCAATTACCAAGTATAGAGTTTTCCCAGAAATGTTCGTTGTGCTTTTCACAAGATGTTAATGACTTTCCTGAAGTAAGACAGGCATCATTGAGGGAGAATAGTCAAGATAACTTTCTATACTGCCCTAGTGCTATCAATCTCCATTGTGATTTCGAACATTTTCAAATGCACTGGAGGAAAGGCGAACCTGTCATTGTTAGAAACACGCTCTCAAGAGCTTCTGGTCTTAGTTGGGAGCCTAAGGTTATGCTGCGGGCTTTCAGAAGTGCAagcaaaaaattgaatcaagaCACCTCTGTGAAGGCTATTGATTGCTTGGATTGGTGTGAG GTTGAAATCAAAATTCGCCAGTTTTTCAAAGGTTACTTAGAAGGGCGTCGACATCAAAATGGGTGGCCTGAGATGTTGAAATTAAAGGATTGGCCACCTTCAAATACTTTTGAAGAATGTTTACCTAGACATGGCTCTGAGTTTATGGCCATGCTTCCCTTCAGTGATTACGCCCATCCTAGATCAGGTCTATTAAATCTTGCAACAAAACTTCCTGATGGTGCCTTAAAGCCAGACTTGGGACCAAAAAGCTATATTGCCTATGGATATCCGGAAGAACTCGGAAAAGGCGATTCGGTTGCCAAACTGCACTGTGATGTTTCTGATGCG GTGAATATATTGACTCACGCAACTGAGGTGAGGCACACCTCAtgggaaagaagaaagattgATGAAATAAGGAGGGGATCTAAATTCGAAGATTTAGACAAGTTTAGTGAACAGGCCTGCACAGAAAGAACTGGAACTATATTACCTGAATCGCTTCAGAATGGCAGAAATCCGGAGGATCATACATGCAATGGGAACTCTTTGCCGCTGGAaaatcaaattgataaaaaagcAACAGTTCAGATTAGTGACCTTCATGAGGACACATCGATAGAATTCAGTTTTGAGCCCTTTCCTTCATATGATCATCTGGATACTGGAAACAGAAGTACCAACCATGACATAGACAGAACCTCCAAAGTGGCGGCAGAAAGTTTTGACAGTACTTTTGACCGTATTGCAGATAGTTGCAATGATCTGGATCTGTCCAATTGCTCGGAGATCACAGTCG TTCAAACGAGAATAGAACCTGACACTCGCGACAGTCATCTTAAAAGTGGCAAAGCCTCCACAGATGTTGCACACGGTGCTGCAGTTTGGGACATCTTTCGTCGGCAGGATGTGCCCATGTTAACTGAATACTTGCTGAAGCATCAAAAAGAATTTTTCCATAACGACAATTCTGTTAATTTT GTTGTGCATCCAATCCATGACCAGATCTTTTATTTGGATGAGAAGCATAAAAGACAACTGAAGGAGGAGTTCA GTATTGAACCATGGACATTTGAGCAACATCTCGGTGAGGCCGTGTTCATTCCTGCGGGATGCCCCCATCAAGTGAGAAACAGACAG TCCTGCACGAAACTTGCTCTAGACTTCGTATCTCCAGAGAATGTTCATGAATGCATCCGACTGACACAGGAATTCCGGTTGCTTCCTCAGCGTCATAAATATAAGCAAGATATATTAGAG GCTAAGAAGCTGGCTGTATATGCTGCAGATGCTGCCATTAAAGACGTTGCAAATTTAATGTCAAAG CAGACCAGAAAAAAATCGAAGCTAGCTGATGTAGAGAACTCCAGCTGA